From Chlamydiifrater volucris, one genomic window encodes:
- the nqrC gene encoding NADH:ubiquinone reductase (Na(+)-transporting) subunit C: protein MKKLAVNSTKYTVLFILSISLFSGILLSILNLVLTPYKERAILFDRNKQMLMSVKILDCKSRFQVAGKKGSFSPAIYNKETQVLEKAKSPTHPVSPLTLEAFSTRFVRPFFADRSGKIFSPEEKNINITSFEREFADSHLFLQPLLLFYAVLKNSPKIGAMTSQQVIDDPSVIASLIIPISGFGLWGPIYGFLGVLNDGNTVLGTTWYKQGETPGLGANISSPSWQEQFFGKKIFHVVSPDISDLEKVTMGLEVVKGSAKTVYGNSPKFYSAVDGISGATLTCNGVTEAFERSLLPYRGLLLFFNHLQQSNSKGMSKNGKS from the coding sequence ATGAAAAAGTTAGCCGTTAACAGCACCAAATACACTGTTCTTTTTATTCTTAGCATAAGCCTGTTTAGTGGGATTCTTCTTTCTATCCTAAATTTAGTGCTTACTCCTTATAAAGAACGGGCAATTCTCTTTGATAGAAATAAACAAATGTTAATGTCTGTCAAAATATTGGATTGTAAAAGCCGTTTCCAAGTTGCTGGGAAAAAAGGTTCTTTCTCCCCGGCAATCTATAACAAAGAAACCCAAGTATTAGAGAAAGCTAAGTCCCCCACACATCCCGTATCTCCGCTCACTTTAGAAGCTTTTTCCACTAGATTTGTTCGTCCTTTCTTTGCTGATAGATCTGGAAAAATTTTTTCCCCTGAAGAAAAAAATATCAACATTACCAGCTTTGAAAGAGAGTTTGCTGATTCTCACCTGTTCTTACAGCCTCTACTCCTTTTCTATGCTGTCCTAAAAAATTCCCCTAAGATAGGTGCTATGACTAGTCAGCAAGTCATAGATGATCCTTCTGTGATAGCTTCTTTGATTATTCCCATCTCTGGTTTTGGCTTATGGGGGCCCATATACGGTTTTCTGGGAGTTCTTAATGACGGGAACACTGTGCTAGGAACAACGTGGTATAAGCAGGGTGAAACCCCTGGATTAGGAGCTAACATATCTAGCCCTTCGTGGCAAGAGCAATTTTTCGGAAAGAAAATCTTCCATGTGGTCTCTCCTGATATTTCAGATCTAGAGAAAGTTACCATGGGACTCGAAGTTGTTAAAGGGAGTGCAAAAACTGTTTATGGAAACTCACCTAAGTTTTACTCCGCTGTAGACGGGATCTCTGGAGCTACATTAACCTGTAACGGAGTAACAGAAGCTTTTGAGCGCTCCCTTCTTCCTTATCGAGGACTTCTATTGTTTTTTAATCATTTGCAACAAAGTAATTCTAAGGGCATGAGCAAAAATGGTAAATCCTAG
- the nqrD gene encoding NADH:ubiquinone reductase (Na(+)-transporting) subunit D, whose protein sequence is MVNPRRSYKSYFLDPLWNNNQILVSVLGICSSLAVTTTLSTAITMGIAVSFVSACSSFFVSLLRNYTPNSVRMITQLIIISLFVIVIDQFLQAFFFNISKTLSVFVGLIITNCIVMGRTESMAKNVPPIPAFLDGLASGLGYGGVLISVSVIREFFGFGTLMGFQLIPLSWYASDAHPSAYQNMGIMVLAPSAFFILGTMIWLMNIYRSTKNKG, encoded by the coding sequence ATGGTAAATCCTAGACGATCATACAAGAGTTATTTCCTCGATCCCCTGTGGAATAATAACCAAATCTTAGTTTCTGTCCTGGGAATATGCTCTTCGTTAGCAGTAACAACAACCCTAAGTACCGCTATTACCATGGGAATTGCTGTTAGTTTTGTTTCTGCATGTTCTTCTTTCTTTGTATCTTTGCTACGCAACTACACCCCTAACAGCGTAAGAATGATCACGCAACTCATTATTATTTCATTGTTCGTCATAGTTATAGACCAATTTCTACAAGCTTTTTTCTTTAATATTTCTAAAACTCTGTCGGTTTTTGTAGGCTTGATTATCACTAATTGTATCGTCATGGGTAGGACAGAAAGCATGGCTAAAAATGTCCCTCCAATTCCTGCTTTCCTCGACGGTCTTGCATCAGGTCTCGGTTACGGTGGAGTTTTAATTTCTGTCAGTGTTATTCGAGAATTTTTTGGATTTGGCACACTTATGGGTTTCCAGCTCATCCCCTTATCTTGGTATGCTTCAGATGCTCATCCTAGCGCATATCAAAATATGGGTATAATGGTCCTAGCTCCTTCCGCATTTTTTATTTTGGGAACTATGATTTGGTTAATGAATATCTACAGGTCTACTAAAAATAAGGGATGA
- the nqrE gene encoding NADH:ubiquinone reductase (Na(+)-transporting) subunit E — translation MLMGDYSWLGLFGILIQAIFIQNILLSNFLGMCSYLACSAKVSTANGLGMSVALVLTLTGSINWLIHSFITGPGAFSRFSFLPSTLISINLSYLEFIVFIAVIAAFTQLLEIILEKISHSLYLSLGIFLPLIAVNCAILGGILFGITRNLPFLPMVVFCFGSGVGWWLAIVLLAAINEKLTYSNIPQNLKGMGIAFITTGLMAMAFMGLTGIELTKPSIEPEKAQESTVSLFYKKPASPNEPSRLSKIQKMLTQNAKRKPAQKTVSDKQY, via the coding sequence ATGCTAATGGGAGATTATTCTTGGTTGGGACTTTTTGGAATTCTTATCCAAGCTATATTTATTCAAAACATTCTGCTGTCGAACTTTTTGGGCATGTGTAGCTACTTGGCTTGTTCAGCTAAAGTATCCACTGCTAACGGGCTGGGAATGTCCGTAGCATTAGTATTAACACTGACGGGAAGTATAAACTGGCTAATACATAGTTTCATCACAGGGCCAGGAGCTTTCTCTCGGTTTTCTTTTTTACCATCCACGCTAATCTCTATTAACTTATCCTATTTAGAGTTTATTGTATTTATCGCTGTTATAGCTGCTTTTACTCAGCTTTTAGAAATTATTCTAGAAAAGATCTCCCATAGCCTCTACTTGTCCTTGGGCATCTTTCTCCCTCTCATAGCCGTTAATTGCGCAATTCTTGGGGGTATTTTGTTTGGGATTACTAGGAATCTTCCATTTCTTCCAATGGTCGTCTTTTGCTTTGGCTCTGGTGTTGGCTGGTGGCTGGCTATCGTACTACTCGCTGCTATCAACGAGAAACTTACTTATTCCAATATTCCTCAAAATCTCAAAGGCATGGGCATAGCCTTCATCACAACAGGCTTGATGGCCATGGCCTTCATGGGTCTAACGGGTATAGAACTGACAAAGCCTTCTATAGAACCAGAAAAAGCCCAAGAGAGTACAGTCTCTCTCTTTTATAAAAAACCCGCTTCGCCTAACGAACCCTCTAGGTTATCTAAAATTCAAAAAATGCTGACCCAAAACGCGAAGAGAAAACCCGCGCAAAAGACAGTCAGCGACAAACAATACTAA
- a CDS encoding glycine cleavage protein H-like protein produces MYFSENHVWISPIHSDVVKMGLSIIMKKNLGEIIHVDLPSLEKQLKSGDVLALLESSKAAIEVLTPLEGVVLQINEALKEDTDLINSSPEGEGWLVVLKLTKSFNPDNFLSREKYESSGD; encoded by the coding sequence GTGTATTTTTCAGAAAATCATGTTTGGATTTCTCCCATACACTCAGATGTCGTGAAGATGGGATTAAGCATTATTATGAAAAAAAATTTGGGGGAGATTATACACGTAGACCTTCCTTCCTTGGAAAAGCAACTGAAAAGCGGAGACGTTTTAGCTCTTTTAGAGTCGTCAAAGGCTGCTATAGAGGTGCTTACACCTTTGGAAGGAGTTGTCTTACAGATTAATGAGGCCCTGAAGGAGGATACAGATCTTATCAACTCTAGTCCTGAGGGTGAGGGTTGGTTAGTGGTTTTAAAGTTAACAAAATCTTTTAATCCTGATAACTTTCTTTCCAGAGAAAAGTATGAGTCTTCTGGTGATTGA
- a CDS encoding phospholipase D-like domain-containing protein, producing the protein MFAFVFSQFSFLDSFAGQVVVVEGIENLNQEDVDTIGFLPCDNGLETFEILLKALEKARYSAELGLCLAGGEVLLKILRVLEERFSVEPEFRAFLMLQPIFLFKEEKDLIESLSKKTGGRFQCVFTGWIPSSTILNPNVIEMHVKLSIVDGKYFFIGGTNFEDFMCTEGDKIPEVVDSPRLQIGGMSRPLAFRDQDVVGRSVALGSKLREEFHKSFVMWKKNQDCLMQKFFDANEFSSDPEVLQNLSVGAGVQEPLEEIFIKEFEFSPDLVEVEARNVKVIFSGPNDGNGNPITLEYKNLINEAKESVKISQMYFIPVPSIFSSVINAVLRGVKLEIISNGSHENSPQLTMNYAWGNRMRYIPMMYGRDFPLWGKKQCMQTKPFPVSVYEFDLYQTQLHKKCMLVDDEIFVIGSYNFCKKSHDIDYESIIVIRSKEFARKAGKIFEKDRSLSRRITCEQAMEWYFDPTYYILGSLQLNFMPA; encoded by the coding sequence AGAAGATGTAGATACTATAGGATTTCTTCCTTGTGATAATGGGTTAGAAACATTTGAAATTCTTTTGAAAGCCTTGGAGAAGGCTAGATATAGTGCCGAGTTAGGACTATGTTTGGCTGGGGGAGAGGTTTTGCTGAAAATTCTTAGAGTTTTGGAAGAGCGTTTTTCTGTAGAACCAGAATTTAGGGCTTTTTTGATGCTGCAGCCTATCTTTCTTTTCAAAGAAGAAAAAGATTTAATAGAGTCTTTATCTAAGAAGACGGGAGGGCGTTTTCAATGCGTTTTCACTGGATGGATCCCTTCTTCGACGATTCTAAATCCGAATGTCATAGAAATGCACGTAAAGTTATCAATTGTTGATGGTAAATATTTCTTTATTGGGGGAACAAACTTTGAAGATTTTATGTGCACTGAAGGAGATAAAATTCCTGAGGTAGTGGATTCTCCCCGATTGCAGATAGGTGGGATGTCTAGACCTTTAGCTTTTAGGGATCAAGATGTTGTTGGCAGAAGTGTTGCTTTAGGAAGTAAATTGCGCGAAGAATTTCATAAATCTTTCGTTATGTGGAAAAAGAATCAAGATTGTTTAATGCAAAAATTTTTTGATGCGAACGAATTTTCTTCGGATCCGGAAGTTTTACAGAACCTTAGCGTAGGGGCTGGTGTTCAAGAACCTCTGGAAGAAATTTTTATTAAGGAATTCGAGTTTTCTCCTGACCTAGTTGAAGTTGAAGCAAGGAATGTTAAAGTAATTTTTAGTGGCCCTAACGATGGAAACGGCAACCCCATAACGCTAGAGTACAAAAATCTCATCAATGAAGCAAAAGAATCCGTCAAGATAAGCCAAATGTATTTTATTCCCGTCCCTTCCATCTTTAGCTCCGTCATCAATGCTGTTTTACGAGGGGTTAAATTGGAAATTATTTCTAATGGTTCTCATGAAAACAGTCCGCAGCTTACAATGAATTATGCTTGGGGAAATCGTATGAGGTACATCCCTATGATGTATGGAAGAGATTTTCCGCTTTGGGGAAAGAAACAATGCATGCAAACTAAGCCGTTCCCCGTGTCTGTTTATGAGTTTGATTTATACCAGACTCAATTACATAAAAAATGCATGTTGGTGGATGATGAGATCTTTGTCATAGGTAGCTACAATTTTTGTAAGAAGAGTCACGATATAGATTATGAAAGTATTATAGTGATCCGTTCCAAAGAGTTTGCTAGAAAAGCAGGTAAAATTTTTGAGAAAGATAGATCTCTAAGTAGACGTATTACTTGTGAGCAGGCCATGGAGTGGTATTTCGACCCGACCTACTATATTTTGGGATCTTTGCAATTGAATTTTATGCCCGCATAA